Proteins encoded together in one Corallococcus soli window:
- a CDS encoding C39 family peptidase: MNARARVFSAVLLASFVWACASSPSSPAPDAPTTEAGSPARLWQRGAATGDLARFTRDGTRVAADGALELDATAKQGSDPFPAGGWLDGGSYYNGGTFRFGTATSEVQAVPGGFDSVVPSFDAQTPPGTWVKLTVAARIEGTWTKDYELGVWAFDVATVARHSVDGQGDADGNVFTDTLNLKRRADALRVTVFLFSERPDASPRVRSLAAAVTDTRRKPEDATGDRAAWGTVLDVPGYSQMIYPDGGEVWCSPTSTTMLLGYWSRKLGRADLEHPVPTAAAHTYDWVYKGTGNWSFNTAYAASMSNGALHGLVARFDSFAPVERLIAAGIPVSISIAYEPGELTGGASRRTDGHLIVVKGFTADGDVVVNDPAFGSNETTGTTYRRAELWRAWQHSRGAAYVLWPAGTALPPQGMEPLP; encoded by the coding sequence GTGAACGCCCGCGCTCGCGTCTTCTCCGCCGTCCTGTTGGCCTCGTTCGTCTGGGCCTGTGCCTCCTCGCCCTCGTCACCGGCTCCGGATGCACCCACGACCGAAGCAGGCTCTCCCGCCCGGCTGTGGCAGCGCGGCGCGGCCACGGGTGACCTGGCGCGCTTCACCCGCGACGGCACCCGCGTCGCCGCGGACGGCGCGCTGGAACTGGACGCCACCGCGAAGCAAGGCAGCGACCCGTTCCCCGCGGGTGGCTGGTTGGACGGGGGCAGCTACTACAACGGCGGCACGTTCCGCTTCGGCACCGCCACCTCCGAAGTCCAGGCCGTCCCCGGCGGCTTCGACAGCGTGGTGCCGTCCTTCGACGCGCAGACGCCTCCGGGCACCTGGGTGAAGCTCACCGTCGCCGCGCGCATCGAGGGCACCTGGACGAAGGACTACGAGCTGGGCGTCTGGGCCTTCGACGTGGCCACCGTCGCGCGCCACAGCGTGGACGGCCAGGGTGACGCGGACGGCAACGTGTTCACCGACACGCTCAACCTGAAGCGCCGCGCGGACGCCCTGCGCGTCACCGTGTTCCTCTTCTCCGAACGCCCGGACGCAAGCCCCCGCGTCCGCTCGCTCGCCGCCGCCGTCACCGACACGCGCCGCAAGCCCGAGGACGCCACCGGGGACCGCGCCGCGTGGGGCACCGTGCTGGACGTGCCGGGCTATTCGCAGATGATCTACCCCGACGGCGGCGAGGTCTGGTGCTCCCCCACGTCCACCACCATGCTGCTCGGCTACTGGAGCCGGAAGCTGGGCCGCGCGGACCTGGAGCACCCCGTGCCCACCGCCGCCGCCCACACCTATGACTGGGTCTACAAGGGCACCGGCAACTGGAGCTTCAACACCGCCTATGCCGCCAGCATGTCCAACGGGGCGCTGCACGGGCTCGTCGCCCGGTTCGACTCCTTCGCCCCCGTGGAGCGCCTCATCGCCGCTGGCATCCCCGTGAGCATCAGCATCGCGTACGAGCCCGGAGAGCTCACCGGCGGGGCCTCCCGCCGCACCGACGGCCACCTCATCGTCGTGAAGGGCTTCACCGCCGACGGCGACGTCGTCGTCAACGACCCTGCTTTCGGCTCCAACGAAACCACCGGGACGACGTACCGGCGCGCCGAGCTGTGGCGCGCCTGGCAGCACTCCCGGGGGGCCGCGTACGTGCTCTGGCCCGCCGGCACCGCCCTGCCTCCCCAGGGGATGGAGCCCCTGCCGTAG